One Castanea sativa cultivar Marrone di Chiusa Pesio chromosome 4, ASM4071231v1 DNA window includes the following coding sequences:
- the LOC142632883 gene encoding uncharacterized protein LOC142632883 produces MNLCSAQVAGFALDENEKLMAKQLNLIEEHREAAIIRLAEYQQKLAQRYNRNVRKREFATGDLVLCKVVGNTRDVNAGKLAPSWEGLYRVTAIAGAGAYYLEDLEEIPLRRSWNVHNLKKFYH; encoded by the coding sequence ATGAACCTGTGCAGCGCCCAAGTCGCAGGATTTGCTCTGGACGAGAACGAGAAGCTAATGGCGAAGCAGCTGAACTTGATAGAGGAGCACCGAGAGGCGGCCATCATTCGGCTAGCAGAGTATCAGCAAAAGCTCGCCCAGAGGTACAATAGAAATGTGAGGAAACGGGAGTTTGCCACTGGAGATCTGGTACTTTGCAAGGTTGTAGGGAACACACGAGACGTCAATGCAGGGAAACTAGCTCCATCCTGGGAAGGGCTCTACCGAGTAACTGCTATTGCCGGTGCAGGGGCGTACTACTTAGAAGACTTGGAAGAAATACCCCTTCGCCGATCATGGAATGTTCACAACTTGAAAAAGTTCTATCATTGA